In Toxoplasma gondii ME49 chromosome II, whole genome shotgun sequence, the genomic stretch cAGCGGAGACGGAATTTTCGACAGCGTGGAAATCCTTCTCCTCGAAGACGTACGTGTCTCTCCGATTCGGCGCAGACGGGTGGGTCTTCGAACTCCGGGTAAGCAGCCACCTCAAAAACAACGCGAGAGTTGAAGAGGGCAGATCGCTTCTTAACGGGTGTTCGCAAAAGGTACGTTCACTCCCTGAAAGGATAGACAGGGACCTCACTTTGTATACCCGAGCCGCAAGAGTGCTTCCTGTCTCAACACTTCTCTCTTGTAGAAAGGAAATCCTGATGGCGCTGCTACATCGGTTCAGATGGCTACGCTGTGTCCAACGAACACTGGAGATGGCAGTGCCTGCTGCTTCCAAGGAAACGTATGAGTTgcaaacagaagaaacacatCACGCTTTCAGAGCGTTCCGGCGTCGCGATCGAGGACGCACGGTGGTGTTGAAACTTCGCTGACGCATTGCAACTTGCGTGCAAAGTATCTTTCGACAGGTGAAACGTCAGGGAGCATTAGAAGCGGGAGAACGGTGACACTGGGAGGATGCGTCAAGAGGAAATGTCGCTTGTAGGAGTTGCAAGACTCGCAGGTGTTGCTGGCGGGCTCAAGCTCTTTCAGACGCGTCCCTGTGCATTTGGTGTCGGGGCGAGTGTTCTCGTAGGCACTGCGTTCGGCGAGACTCTtccagatgaagaagacatcCAGTACGAAGAGCAAGACGATCGAGGGGGAAGAAACATTGGGGGAGACCCTTCTCAGTCGCAGCAAAAAATGGAAGAAGAACTTGACAGAGAGTTCGAGTACGGCGTTTCCTTGAAGTTTGAATCTCAGTTTTGTGAAGACGAAtacctcttcttcgcccaGAATCGTTCATGCCGACAGGCTTGGCTCGACGCCCTAACCAAGTAAGGGGGAACTTCTGCATATTTTGGACGAATTCTTTAAGTGGGTTGAAATCGAAGGCACATTCCAGCTGTCTTGTGGTCTCTTGCGCCCTCGTAATCTCCTGATTTACGTGTTGAAGGGATTCGTGAACGTTACCCCTCTGTTGTCAACATCACTGTACATGCTTCAGTATGTTCTCTGTATTCCGAACTTCATCTTTCAGTCTGTTTCAATTGTTCTCACCGGATGTTGTTCCGTGCTGCTCAGCCACACTCTCACACATGCGTTCAATTTTCTGGTCCAGCTTCGGTTCAATACAGGTGTAGTTTGACATCCAGACAAGTCGGTTGCCCACGAGCTCTTTCACACATGTGTTCATTCACAAGTTTGTAGCTTTGATGTGTATGGGCTTCTGACGTGTTTTCTCCATATCGGCCATGGTCGTTTTTGAGACTTCTCTGCGGTCTGAGTTCGGCACACGCGCACCGATTCAGAACCTCTTTCAGCTTATATGAGGCCTTCTGTCACGAGTGTACTCCTGGttcctctttgtcgccgTGTCTGTGTAACTCTACAAATGCTGttccccttttctcgtctgttgTTTCTGTGCTTGCAGATCAGCCAACACCCGTGGCCAGATCGAAGCTCTCGTTGAGGCGGCAGCAGAGAGTGGCTTTGCTGCGAGTCGGTATTGGGCTCGGTGCCGGGCGCTGCGCTATGAGGCTCAGAGGTGGAAGTCTCAAGTTCACTGCAACGCAGAGAACGGGGAAGGAAACTTGAGGTCTTGCAATACTAAGGAACACGATAAGTGAGAAGTTGTCAAGGAAACATTTAAGTAGTTGGACTTGTCCGTAACTGTCTGAGTCGAAATGTGCCGAGGAAGTGTTTTTGGTCACCCCAACAGACATAATTAGGTGCGTGCGGTGAGAGTAGAGATGATACGTGCAGGGGCGACTCGACGGTACGTGATTATACGTCGGCTTTCAGCTGGCGTTTTCACGAATGTCTGTCTTGATACTTCCCTTCTATTTCCGTGGCTGAAGCTCATGCAAATGGTCCTCGTAACTTTGGGGGTCGACTCCGGGTTGTAATCTAACGACTTTCAGAGAACCTTCTATCGCATACAGTCTCCTACATCCAGTCTGGTGCTTTCGGCGAGTTCACTCATGCGGTTGTCCCCGCGCATTTTGTGGGCAAcctctcgcttgtctcttttcttgccAGTATGATCAAGGACTGTACAGGTGGTGTTGTGTTTCGCGTGCAGCTTGGATGCCTGAATTTGGTTTCAGTATGCGTCATCTATCCACTTCATAGTATGTGGCCGACCTGGAGATAAATGCGTCACCGCGGTTTCCATGATGATGCCAAAGCTTCGTCGAAGGAAATGTCGGTGCCTGCGCTGCTGTGAAAAGACGCTTTTTGGTGACATTATAACACGGACGCCTGGTCTGCTTCAGAGAGCTGAAACTGCTGTGTCTCAAACCCCTACGACACCGCAATCGCTCCGCATTGTCGCTTCGATTTGTCTTgcgttcttcgtcctttcAGACTCTGCGAAAGAGTGGTGATATTGGAGGAGCTCGTGGACGCGCTGGAGGGACAGCTCGTCAtggcagaggaggagaagtcGGAGGAAGGAATGAAACGCGAAGCCGCGATTCTCCAGGATGCGCTTTTAGTTGAAGCTGAGAAGGTAGGCTTTCTTTTTTTAACGATACTTAGTGCCATCAATGCCTGATGTTTTTTTGACAGCGCCGCATCTGCTTACATAAGCTCCGATGCGAAGAGATTCTATACGGCTGCTGAAAAAGCTTCGACCCAGAACTCGAGAGCTCCTACAACACCTGTTCAAGTTCGGGAGTGCTAGCGACGTGGCTTTAGGGCAACTGATATGCCAGGAACTCTGAGAGAGTGGTTGCAGCTTAGAGCCGCTTGGTCTGCGTTCTTTCTGGCAAGGTTGTCCCGCCTTCCAGGTTCTGGTTTTCTTTCTATGGTTCAGATAGCGCCGACAAAAGACAGTGGAGCTGTTTTGTTTGTGCGAGAGTCGCTCATGACGACTGAtggcgaaaaagaaggctGCGTCTATGCGGGGGGGTGTGGCTGTCTGTAGAGTTCGGGTTGTAAACGTGCGTGTGCGTGttttcctgtgtttctcgcTTGTTTCAGACAAATCGTTTAACGCAGATTCTCTGTGACTTATCGGAGACGCTTCCGTGCGATGTCGGCGAGCAGATTCGACAACTCGCGAAGAAGGTCAACagtccttcttttccccgTCCTTCGCCAATGGTTTCGGCAGATGCTGCCGGGACGGCgcgtgcagagaaagacaatctttcgcagaaggcagagaatCAAGAGCTGGGCGTTCTTCCCATGTTCTCGAAAGTCGCGTTTCACGGCCTTTCGCCCTTGAcaaggaaggaagcagagagaaaaggaatgGAACAACGTGAAGCGTTCGGTTGGTCATGTCCCTCATCGCAGGCACCGTCGTCCCTATACGGCTCTCCCTtgtcgctcgcgtctcccccGTCCGCGCCGGGTGCCTTGTCTCCGCTGTACACCGAACGAGAGATACTCTCTGGCCCGGAAGGCatatgcagagaaacgcggtgCTGTGAACGAAagaacgaagcagaaaacgagacggcGAAAGCCTCTGCAAAAACCGCGGAACCGTTTGCGCGTTTTCAACAGCAGAGTCCATCTTCCTGTTCTGCCCTTGGCGACGCAAACGTTGTTGGAAGCGCTAGGTCTCCACCGAGGCGGAGTGTCTCGCCAGTGGTTGCAGCTCGCTCGCGCTCCGCTTCACCGTcagtttctgtttccttcacTGCGCCCTCATGCATTCGAAAGGGGAGTGTGACCTCGAAAAAAACGTCCGCGCCGGTGAGTTCTGCCACCAATGTACCGCAGCGTTCGAAAGAAGCGAGCACGACTGGTGGCTGCCCTGCACTCTCGCCTCCCCAGGGTGCCCCGCCTGCTTCCGGCCACGCTTCCGCTGAGGAACAAGGGGAGGTggtgtcttctgcttctcccacTTCTCCCCCTTTGTCTTTGCCAAAGGCGAGTGCTCTGCAGAGCTCCGGTGCAGGTTCCGGTGATGCCCCACCGAAAAAGCTGATGGTGTCCAAGGCGTGTACAGTCAAAGTCGTCGATCGTGCTGGTGAGAAAGAATCTCAATCTCCACTAAGATTGGAGTCGACCCCGAAGGGCCCACCTGTCAGACTTCCACTATCCTCTGCTTCAGAAAATTGTTCGGAGACAAAACCTCCAGAAGGCAAGTCACAAGGTCGCgggacagaaaaaacaacgggGGACACGATGGCGAAACTCAAGGGTAAATGCCCATCAAAACCCAAGTCTTGTTTCGCTGGAAAGGGTCCCCCGTGTAAGAAAGCGGCGCTTCCGAAGAAgggagcggagacaggacctcaagagaaagcaaagggGAGTGACACGCAACCGAACGAGGAAGCAAAGCGTTCCACTGCGAAAAGTGAAACACATacggcgaagaaaacagaaaactcTGGGGCTGCTTCCGTTGTAGGAGCAGGAAAGTCAGGAGCCAATGAAAAGGCATCTGACAGcatggagaaagagaggtcCTCGTACCCTGATCGGGAAGCCcacgcagcagcagcgatCAACAAGGACGCGAAAGCTGAAGTGAAGGTTGGCTCCCCGAGCGGGACGAACCCACAGGGACCAGTCGTACCTAAGACAGTCTCTGTCAAGAGTCCACCTGGAAATCTGCCGCCGAGAAAAGGACTagacgaagcagacaagggaagagaaatcCCAGGCGACAAAGgggaggaagggaagaagcgagaggaggaatCGAACAGTATTGATGAGTCGACACAAAAACTAGAGCACAGTGATACAGGGGCAGGAAACGGGGCCAAGTCAGTTATCGTGGGGAAAGGTCCCCCTTCGAAAGCTGTTATCATGGTGGCAAAGGGAAAGGTGGCATTGGTAGGACAGGGGCCGCCTTCCGTAGGAATTCCAGCATCACATGTCCCCTTGCCGGCAACGACCAAAGACGCGCCGTGTCTGCTAGCGAAACAGTCGGATCACATTCGAGGAACGCGCCCTTCGTGGCGCTCTGACActtctgctgctttcgcTACCCCGACAGTGCATCCTTCGTTGGAGGCGCTTGGCAACGATTCGGATAAGGAAGCACATTTTAACTCCAAAGGACCGCGGCGTTACGGATTAGTCCCGTCCACCAACGAACGCGACAGCGGCAGAGTTACGAGTTACATGAAACGAAAGGAACCTACAGGAGAAAAGATGGCGCTGAATGACCTAGAAAAAGTAGTTTCGTCGGTGAGCCAAGACAGCTTCTGCAGGCATTCAGGAACGATGGACAGACAAAGGAATTTAGTCGCCTTTCTGTTAAATGAGATAAGTGAGATCGACGtagaagagaagccgaggaaaggaaaggcaGCCGCTAGAAGAATACAACTGGACAAAGAGCTCGACTACCGAGGTTACAGAGATGTTGACGTCAGCGACTTTCCACGCGAACCTACGACgctgcagaagacgcggcgTTCGTTGAGGAAAGTGGCGACGGAAAGTGATGAGCACTTCCGAATTGGCTTCCACAGCAGTGGTCGTGAACGGGGCTGTGAAGGCTTGGTCAAGAAAAACTCGCGTGGTCGAAGCGCCCGTTCAGCGTTTTTTGGTGATGATGAAGACAGGTTTTCCAGTCGAACAGCTCCTTTCCGTTCCAGCTTAGTATCGCTCGAGTCGTCAGAAGAAAAGTCTGAGGAAGCCGACACGGAGTCTGAGGTTTATTTGTCTGTCATTCAGAAGGGCATCCGAGCCGACAGTATCGATAACCTCATTAAACGTCTTGATGTCCGCTGCCGCGAGGCCAGCGGCACTGCTCCCGGGAGCCAAGAACGATCTTTCAAAGACATAAAACACATGGAAAGATGCAGCAAAGGACCGTACGGACGTTTTCAAGTTCTCGAGCGTTTGCGATCACTGGTAGAGGCCGAAGCTCGAGCTCCGGATCTGCCGGTGTGTGGCAGTCGTGGTCGTCGGTCCACTGAGCTCCTGAGCGCTTGCACGAGGAAAATGGACAAGAGCAACAGGAATGAGCGTCAATGACAGCCGAGTGACAAGGGCAAAACCGATCGAACAAGATCACATGCTGTTCCGGTGCCTGTCATCCCAGAGAGTGACAAAATGTTTGGTCCTTCTAAACCTGGTGAAATGCTCTCTCTTTATCCGCTATGACCGGGTCAGTCGTTTGTCCAGTCGAGCGTGTCAATCATCCTTGAGGCTGCTGTGCGTTCAGGTGGAATCAGATATTGGTTGAACCATGCAACTACACGATTGCAGAAAATTACCTTTGTTTTGCTATAGCATACCCAACACAAGTCACATGTATCAGACGATGTCTACATCCCATGGTGCTTtggggagagaaagcacTAGCTTTTCAAAACAGACGACTCAATATGTTAATTTAACCTTACGCTCCAACTTCCAACTCTTACGGAGTATCTAATTTACACTTACCAACAGTGAACCGATAACGCCATGTTTTCGGGAGGACTGCTCACAGAATTCAGACTCTCATCAGAACAGCACTCTTGAATCGCGTAGGCATCACTATTGGATTCCCTGCCCTTCAATCACACGGGTTATACGTTGCTGCACCGGTGCCTTCAACACGGCGCACGTTAAAGATTCCTTCTGTAGGGTTCCCTGCGTTTTCTAATGCTTGATACATGCATAGCCTCGCCAGCAAACGCGTCCTCTGCGTTGCAGTCAAGGAGCATACCGAGTGACCTCGGGGACGACACAGAATTCCTCGGCCTTCTGTTCAAGATTAACACACCGCCTGTTCGAGCTCTTTCCGTTCATATCTTGTCATGAGTGTTGCGCCACAGTATTACACTGGTTAATTATTCCATCACGCTCTTCAAAATGTTGAACGAGGGCACCAGCAGCAAGCACCTCTTGTACAGAAACGTTGGGACCCGCCGCCGGTTCAGTCGATTGTGAAATATGTATGAAAGAAGTCAAGCTGAAAATAAGACGAGTTGTGCTCCTAGTTGCGAGGCATGATGCGGAGTGGACAGCAGCTAGGCACTTGTTGTGTTCTTGACTGCTTCACATATACCAACCGGCTGCTTGATTTCTCTGGCTTCAACATTGGAAGAACACGTCTGACGACGCTCAGCTATGTTCTGCGTCAGCCTCTCCCACAGACGGGCGACCAAAGCGTTCGAGCCCTCGAAAAGCATGTACACGAAAAGCGACAATGCCTGGCTCGGCAGTTTTCTCCCAGCTTTCCGCTGGAAAGCAAAACGGAACATCCCCATGGGCATTGCGGGGACACAAAAACCATAGTAGACGCATGAACTTGggagtttcttttcctctggtTGGTTGTGTGCAGTGACGTCTTCTCAAGACACTGGCGCGGAAAGTCACCGATGAACGAGACAGATTAAATGTATAGAGAAATCGACGAAAGGTGAACGTgttcctctcctttgtttcacTCCTCTACGTTGAGGGGCACTTTTCCACAGGAGAGCGCGCGCCAGCGAAGCACATGTATCGgggcgagaaagaacaaagGCCAAGACCAGCATGAAAAACTCTTCCCACTGCTCGTCCCCTCTGTCCATCTGCCAcatttccgtctctctctcaacAAGCCTCTCCACGGAAACGCTGCAGCAACATCTCATGGATACAACGGGAGAAAGGATACCGCTCTGTAAACGGTAGTGTCCGCCGACTGTCTTGTCGCCCGGACGCACCGTAgagccttcgcctcctttccGGCTGCGGCCAccatctctttttctgtgtgacTGCTTGCATCTCCATTCTGTTGGTGTTTGTCCTTTCAAATGTCTTCTGCGCAAGGCTTCGCATATACACTTTCCGCTGTCGATCCTTCGCATACTCCGTTTGCATCACAACTGGCTTCTCCACCCCGTCACCTTTGTCTCAGGTCTGGCGCTGCTCTTCATCAGTGTCCCGCTCCATCTTTTGACTTCCACCACAACACTCGCCTCTCATTCCAGCCTCCCAACTCGGCATACGGCTCCGCGTGTCTGGACAAACCGACGTTTGCCGAAACACCAAAATTGAAGACACTCCTGGACCCCAATAAAACGGACTCCTTACTCCGGTCGTCCTCGGCCGCCGCGGTAGCTACCGGCCGCGCCTCCCCTGAATCCACGGCCTCTGAACACAGAACGCAAGTGCAGTTGGGAAAAACGCATTTGCCCTCACAAAATCCGAAAAGTATCCCTTTCTAGAAAAAATAAAAATCCAAATTTTCAACTCCATCTAACCAATACAGTTCACTCCACAGCGCGAAGGAGAGCGCCTCCCGTATGACAAACACTGCTGAACATCTTCCACTATTCCCCTCTATCCGTATGCAACGTACACCATCACTATGCACACACACCCGTGAAAAACACATCTGTTAGGCTTTCGCTCGTAGAAGCATAGGTGGTTTTCCCGATTGAGGATTTgcgcgtctgtttcttcggtCTTACCGCCCCCTGCCTCTGTAGCCACCGTTATAGTCGTTGCCGTACTCGCCATTGTTGTACTCGGCGCCATAGTCACCGTTCCTGTACTCTCCCTCGTAGTTTCCTCCACGGCCTCCTCTGTAGCCTCCACGGCCACGGAAGCCTCCCCTGTAGCCTCCGCGGAACTCCCCTCCTCCTCGGTAGGCGCcccggccgtagccgccGCGGTATCCACCACGGTAGCCTCCGCGGAAGCCCCCGCGGTCACGGAAGCCTGAAGTGAGCAAAGACACCACAAGGAGGAAGGAATCTGATTCGACAAGGTGCGGTGCCACAGGGGAAAGAGCGGCGTGGCCAAACCCACACATGATGCACAACAGAAAACGTAGGCGGTCCGAAACAGACCTCGTTCTCGCTTGATATGGAAAAGTCGGAGAATGCAGAACCGCGGGACGCTCATATTGTTTTATCTCCTAGATCTGTGCACAGTTCCCGAACAGTTTGAGATCGCGGAACTCTGGTGGAGAGGGCACTTTTTTTTAAGTGGCGAAACCTTACCTCCGGTTTTAGTAATTTCCTCGGGTTTCATTTCCTTCACGAGGCTCTCATCAATCGGGGCCTGGTAACCAGGGTCTTTCTGGTCCAGAGCATCGAACGAGAGCGTGATTTCGAGGAATGAAACGACGCGGTCTTCCTTGACCTTGTCCAGTCCCTCCTCAGTTGGTTCATAAACGTCAGTGATCGTCGTACTTCCACACTTCGTGATTTGGTAAAGTCCCTTGAAGCGACGTTTCAAGACTTCTGCCAAGGTAACGGCACGTGCGATGGCATTGCCTGTTGCCTTGATGTTGATTTTTCGCATGTTCTGCTCTGTCAGAAGTCGTGCTGCGTACGCCACGTAGTTCATCACTTTGCCTGCCGAAGTGATGCGGATCTCGTTGGAGCCAATAGGCTCCTTGTCCTTGGGAACCTTTCTGTACTTCTCCATTTTGACGctcgaaaaacaaagaactcCAAAAGGATGGCCCTCGAAATACACGTGTTGCACCGCAACGTCTGACGCAACTTGCCTCCTCGAGTTATGAGAAATCTTCGACCTCTGGTGCGAAAGGGGTAGTGTCAGTCTTTTAAAAAAGGCTGTTCAAAACACTATTGATTTGAACAGACTAACGAGGTAACCCCTCGAATCAGCAGGGACCTCTTTGATGctgagaaacacagacacggCACCGACGCCGTCCTTAGTTATCTCCGCAACACAACCGCTCACTCCCGTCGCAAGCAccgctctttcctctcgactCCGACACGGCGGTATTGTATTTGCGTCCTGAAAAAACACACAGCAGAAACACCGTCGGGAGAAACCATATGACAGCTCGGCACCAAAACGGCGGCAttgttgccttctctccttccagaCGCGCGCGGCCCTAACCTTCTGACACCCCCAAGTTCCTTTTCTGAAGCGGCGGAGCAACCAAAAATGTCTctacgaaagaaaaagatgcGGAAGACGTCCTGAGATTCAAAGATGTCACCCTCAATGACACACTGCCCTGTGCATACAATGCACAAGCGACCGGCTGGCGGCACCCACGCGAATGACACGCCGAACAAACCCGGTAGCACACTACACAGTGCATGAAATTCATTGTTTTTTAGTGATGAAGACATCGGAGAAAGCCCGAGTCAACGAGAGCGAACACATGGAGAAAGTTCCCCGATCCCCGGATGTACTggcgggggggggaggggaatTGGGCTGCAGCGAAAGACTTGAAGCACATGGCGAATCATCAGAATAATCCAGACGGACGTAAACGCGTGGGGACAGCACGCTACAAAAGAGCTAACCTTCGTTCACAGCAAAGTCTCGAGAAGCACGTTCGCGGGTGCCCCTGTCAGTTTACACAGTGGCGAAGAAACCAAATCTGACTCTCCCGCACAACCGGTCGACGATGGCTCATCAAAAGAATCACGCCCTCAGAAGCGATGCGAAGGTTAACCTCAAACACGGAACCTTTTCGGAGCCAAAAAATGAGCATCAACGCACGTGGAAACAAAAAGAACGGGACGGTTCTTCCAAAATTGCTGCTTGCCACACGCAATTTCTCCTGTCTCACCGTTcgccgcagaagaaggacgtcTCTGCTCATTCGGTTCCAAAACACGTTTCTCTTGTTGCCGCCGTACCGCCTTTCCAACGCGAGACTCTCCCTATTCTATCTCTCCGCGCAGTTCACCCACTCTTCATTTTCACTCTCATTGTGTTTTGGGGCGGGGAGGCCAGTCGTGGACTCCTGCACTGCCCTCCCTCTCGACCACAAGAGCGCAGCAGAAAGCACGGCGCCCCCCCGTCTTTTTCCCGAACCGCGCTTGCGGCGCACCCTGTAGCCGACATAAATACAGCAGCGGAAGCGCAACAACCCCGCGCCTGAGTAGGCAGACAGAAGGCATCCACAGTGACCGCCTTTCAGCTTTCCGAACACCTACAGTCCCACCTTGCGCGGTGCGCGACTGGTTTGCACTTTTTGCTGTTCCACCCTGGAGGCGATCATGCGATACAGGTTGACCCACGACTTTGGACGACGAGAACAAGGCTGGCCAACTGCAACTGCTGTTGCAGCCTGTTCTGTTGCACTTGAGCGATCCTTTCTATGTTTCGAAAGTGTAGCCGTTGGCGCAAAAAGGAAATAACGATATGGAGTTCATACTCGGAATCGGGCAACCCGGAAGGAAGCCTGTAGTTTTTCTCATGCCTTTCCTTCCGCCAGGTGGCCCTGCAGGAACCCATTCGATGTCACATGCCACGGTACGTGACGGGCGAAGGAGGATTCCCGCCCATCGCAAAGTTTTACCAGATAGCGCATGGGTAAACCGGTTTAGGCGTGGAATCTTGGATGCCTCGTGTGGTAACCCGTGTTTGGAAGCGAGTCGCAGGTGCTCAACTCTACCCGAGAGGCGTGCCGGAAAATACCTTTAGGTCTAAGGGATGCTTTTTTGTGGCACGATGAAAGTGAGCAAGAACTCTACAAATACGAATGTCAAACAGACAACTTAATAAACAGAACCGGATGAAGTGCGCTAGCTTGTTCGCGACTCAACTGAAGGATCATTTCCACCATAGGCAACTGGGATCCCAATTCGACTATCGGTGTTGCGGGAGTGGAGCGACACCGCGGACCGTTGTACCGCAGTGTTCTTTCTGCACGCACGCATCGTTTTTAGACTACTCACAAACACCTCCCTAATGTACCGAACACGATTTAGGAAATTCTCAATCAAACTTCCGATGAAAACGTCCACAGCATTTGTACAAAAGTCATTGACACGAAACCACCTGTGCACGCAGGCTGACCCAACCCTTGGAAaactggagaaggaagctaGATGAAGGATTCTTTCTAAGGAAAAACACTACATATAGAAACGGACTGCTGGTGTTTGTTTTTCATGTTGGTGGACCCAATACAATGTCCCTCGTATGCCCCCAAGAAACGTTCACCGAGACATGTAGCACTAGACGAGTTCAAAGAGTACTCTATGCAGAAGGTCACCACGGGGAAACACCATCGACTCGACAGAGTCGACGTTCTCCACCTCGGCTGTCTTATTCAGAAGGCAAGCGAACATCTCTGCAGCAGGTACGAAACAAGTGTGAGTCCTACACATTCACGCCTGCCTCGCCGCAGGCCGTCCTGGATGCACGTCATACGGCAATAAGAGAATATCCTGTGATAATCGGATCATCGGTACTGCAACCTTTCAAGTGCTTCTTTCTAAGTCGGCTCTGATTCCTTCGTGAAAACAGGACTTCAGCAGCAATTGCTCGCGTTCCCATTTTGCAAAGTGCAGTCACGTGTCTCGTCTACCGTTTCAGGAAGATTTTCTGCGGTGATGTGAGGCCCTAACCCTCAGGAAGCAATAGGCGCAAAATGCAGACTTTGTGTTGCTACACGAATTTCAGGTGCGACAAAAAAACGTTACGTCCACCAACGAAATGTTTCCCTGACTTTGCATTCTAGGCGCGGCACACCGGAACCTGTCCATAACACCTCATGAATCCCTCATCGCAAAGAAGCTGCCCATATAGATGAATACACGGGCGCCAAA encodes the following:
- a CDS encoding hypothetical protein (encoded by transcript TGME49_221370) encodes the protein MRIDPNQFRAFLLSSPPGAWPPGLFACDAPGACDASKCSAASTGLPESSLPQAEVCVSSSDQGKRLAARATQHRGFLTEFLPVLEKSQVRFSVVKANFLFLFPPTDLPPQQWLEQQSALLAGIRGPEKEGSGDGIFDSVEILLLEDVRVSPIRRRRVGLRTPGTAFGETLPDEEDIQYEEQDDRGGRNIGGDPSQSQQKMEEELDREFEYGVSLKFESQFCEDEYLFFAQNRSCRQAWLDALTKSANTRGQIEALVEAAAESGFAASRYWARCRALRYEAQRWKSQVHCNAENGEGNLRSCNTKEHDKLCERVVILEELVDALEGQLVMAEEEKSEEGMKREAAILQDALLVEAEKTNRLTQILCDLSETLPCDVGEQIRQLAKKVNSPSFPRPSPMVSADAAGTARAEKDNLSQKAENQELGVLPMFSKVAFHGLSPLTRKEAERKGMEQREAFGWSCPSSQAPSSLYGSPLSLASPPSAPGALSPLYTEREILSGPEGICRETRCCERKNEAENETAKASAKTAEPFARFQQQSPSSCSALGDANVVGSARSPPRRSVSPVVAARSRSASPSVSVSFTAPSCIRKGSVTSKKTSAPVSSATNVPQRSKEASTTGGCPALSPPQGAPPASGHASAEEQGEVVSSASPTSPPLSLPKASALQSSGAGSGDAPPKKLMVSKACTVKVVDRAGEKESQSPLRLESTPKGPPVRLPLSSASENCSETKPPEGKSQGRGTEKTTGDTMAKLKGKCPSKPKSCFAGKGPPCKKAALPKKGAETGPQEKAKGSDTQPNEEAKRSTAKSETHTAKKTENSGAASVVGAGKSGANEKASDSMEKERSSYPDREAHAAAAINKDAKAEVKVGSPSGTNPQGPVVPKTVSVKSPPGNLPPRKGLDEADKGREIPGDKGEEGKKREEESNSIDESTQKLEHSDTGAGNGAKSVIVGKGPPSKAVIMVAKGKVALVGQGPPSVGIPASHVPLPATTKDAPCLLAKQSDHIRGTRPSWRSDTSAAFATPTVHPSLEALGNDSDKEAHFNSKGPRRYGLVPSTNERDSGRVTSYMKRKEPTGEKMALNDLEKVVSSVSQDSFCRHSGTMDRQRNLVAFLLNEISEIDVEEKPRKGKAAARRIQLDKELDYRGYRDVDVSDFPREPTTLQKTRRSLRKVATESDEHFRIGFHSSGRERGCEGLVKKNSRGRSARSAFFGDDEDRFSSRTAPFRSSLVSLESSEEKSEEADTESEVYLSVIQKGIRADSIDNLIKRLDVRCREASGTAPGSQERSFKDIKHMERCSKGPYGRFQVLERLRSLVEAEARAPDLPVCGSRGRRSTELLSACTRKMDKSNRNERQ
- a CDS encoding alba 1 (encoded by transcript TGME49_221380~Gene product name based on ToxoDB Community Expert Annotation.), giving the protein MEKYRKVPKDKEPIGSNEIRITSAGKVMNYVAYAARLLTEQNMRKINIKATGNAIARAVTLAEVLKRRFKGLYQITKCGSTTITDVYEPTEEGLDKVKEDRVVSFLEITLSFDALDQKDPGYQAPIDESLVKEMKPEEITKTGGFRDRGGFRGGYRGGYRGGYGRGAYRGGGEFRGGYRGGFRGRGGYRGGRGGNYEGEYRNGDYGAEYNNGEYGNDYNGGYRGRGRGRGFRGGAAGSYRGGRGRPE